AGTTTAATCGCGAGGATTTGTTCCTTCTCTTTGGCTTCACTTATGACGAGCGGTAATTGCAGGTGTGTTTTTGGCTCTCAACAGTGTCGTATAGATTTTTTCCCAGTTCTTAACACTGTACAGTGTCGTATAGATTTTTTCCCAGTTCTTAACACTGTAAAGTGGGTCATTTTCTCAATTACCATTGTGTTACCTCAGACATGTATTTAAAGGAATggtttaatacataaataaaacactttgagtTACCCTTCAGTTGCTGCATGCCTGATGGTTGTAAAATCAAAGTCACAGAATGGAATAAACCATCAAACCTGCATTTATATTTGTTGCAATTGAAGAAAAGGTTGGCAGAGGAAATGCACCAACAAAACACATCCTTACTTATGTTGGCACAAGTTGGCAAACAAGGGATTACTAATGCAATCATGACAGCTTACTAGTGACCCATTAATATCGATGCCCATcgatatttaaacataattcaTTTTAAACCCTATGCAcaagacatttatttacaattaCCTAGAGATCTAACTTGTGCCATTTGTACGTCATCAAGACCCAGCATGCCGTTCTCAATTATTTGTCCCTTCATCAACAGATCTTAAAATACCTGGTAGCCAGTGATCGTCTGTGTGAGCTGGGTTATGCTGAAGCTCAGGTGGAGGAGGCCTTGGAGATGTTTCAGAACTGTGAAAGCAAGGTGATTACCGCTAGTCAGTGGCTTCTTGCCAAAAGGTTACAAAGAAAAGGCACCAGCCAGAGATGTGCATCATTACTTACTTTAAATTCTATTTCAGGCTGCTGAGTTCCTGCGTCTCCTCACTCAGTTTAATGAGATGGGCTTCCAGCAAAATGCAATCAAAGAAGTGCTGCTTGTCCATGAAAATCACCGCGAGAGGGCTCTTGAAGAACTCATGACACGCATGGCTTAAACAGAACATCTTCAGTTCTAGTCTTCATAGATAATGGATTATATTCTGCAATACACTGTGTGAAATGTACTagtatgtatacagtatgtactaaGATACATGATGTGGTTAAAACGAACACAAGGTTAACTTAAACCTTGTGCAACGCAACCATTTAGAAGCCTTCGAGGTGTCTCCAAAAGGGAAATTAACTGTCAGTATCTTTGCACatatggaataaataaataagtatcagtagcttcttttaaatcacttaaaacccatttttatagaactgcttttaagtgatgtcgtccttttatgcagtttccccttgtttccccttttttagtttgtctgttctgctttattttgtatttgtaattttctattcctgtgttcattgcctcatgtattttctgaaatgtttacttgtattgatgttatgtttttaccttgcttatatgtagagcactttgtaaactctgtttttaaaaggtgctatataaataaatgtattattattaatgttctcttttcaaataaaatatgggcggcatttaaaattaaatgacaaGCTTTTGAGACATgtttatcttaaaataaagtttttcaCATTATGATTTACAACGCATGCCATTGGTCGGTGCGCTTCCTGGACCTGAACAAGTGCAGAAAAGATCGGCCATTTAAATAGAAGCTCTGCGTAAAAAAACCCAACTCAATTATCTTTCGGTTGTAGGTCcagatatgaatatataaatcgTGTCATAGTATTCCATAAAAAACCTCATAGTATAGTAATATGTGAGATTGTCATGGTATAGTTTGATCAAATAAAGTTAGAGTATAAATGCCGTACAAAAGTTCAAGTcatagaaataaaatatgtatgaatatgtgtatgtatgaacagtattaaataaatgtctgtagTTTGCATAAGAAAGTTTCAAAAAGTCAGTATAGTGTGTCATATAGTTAGTGATAAAAGAATTAGAGCATAAATTCCATAAAACTGCCATAAatgttgcaacaaaaaaaactcagtCTAGTATTTCctaaacacaaaagaaaagtaagtaGTATGCCATCaaatttaaaacatttcaaagttAGTAAGTCATACTATaggtgaaaatgtaaaaaatatcaCAGCGTACAATGTCATAAACAACGACAGAGCTAAATAATGTAACCTACGGTGAATTGTGTCAGTGAAATGAGTCAAAAGGACAAAAGGGATTTGACCTTGCAGGCAGCGGGTGGTTTCTGGTTCCGAGGCCTGAACGAAGGAAGCTGTGCTGATGGTTGAGGTGTAATTGACAACAGGAGGAACAACTGTGGGTCAACAATAAATCTCAGAACTGCAGCACCATCTCACCTTTACAGGTGTGGGAGTCTCTGCTATCTGTAATGGAAATTAACCTTTTCAAATCTCCTTTTGGATGATGTTCTCATTCAACTTCCATATTATATGTCCTCTTGTGTCAGTTTAGTTTTCAGAATTTTCCAATTCAAACTGAATAATTTAATCATATTGAAAATCCTTTGGTAGGAAAAAAAGTGTACCTTTTGTCTTTTGAAAAAGGTGGTGCCCCCACTGCGGTTGGATGTACTCAAGAAGTCTGTCCATAGACGAGGAACACCGTACAGTTGTATGTACCAACATACAGGAGGTAGTCAATTTGGCAGATACCTCCAAATTAAATCAAGATTGATAAATAGTAATACAGGCAAGAGGAAATACGTACTTTTGAGTTTGGGGTGAAGTTTTCGATTAATATAAAACCTTTGCATGCAATTTAACCAAAGGGGCTAGAATGAAAACATTCAGGTAGAATTACAAATAATGACACAAGATCATAAATAGGTATCttaaacatttatttgcagcttgattaaaaaaagaaattactcTGAAGAGCAAAATTAGCTTTCATCCAAGCTGGAGGAATAACACCATGGTGCTTTGGCTAAGCTGCTAGAGTATTAAAAGAAAGTTATTCTCTAGATATGGTTAAAGTGTTATTTAAAAAGCTGTAGCCCTAgaagaaaaaggtcaaatcaAAAGCCAGAACCAACTCGGTAAAAATATCAATAACTTGCCACAAAAACAGACGGCAGAGAAAGCAGTCGGGCTAAGCCCGGAGTAAAGTCTTAAGAAAAACAGAATGATAGACTCGAAGTGTTTACATAAActgaaatatttacatttgttgtaGTTGGTTGACATTAATGTTCCCTCTTGTCCACGATCTGAATACTACACCAAACTACAGCGAAGCCATGTGACCCATCACTGATGACTCACAGTGGAGTTCAGCAGTCCAGACATCACATTGGATTTAGACGCCTTCGAGAGGTCTTTCTGTGgagaaaacaggaacatttccgTGTCAGTATCTTTATTCATATTGAAGGCGTGGTAATGCAATTTTGGAAAACATTTGTCATGACGTTAATATTTCTTGGTGTAATTCAGTGGTTACTAGGGAACAGGTGATTGAGTCTTGTATGTCCGGAGTTGTTTTGAGCATTCACAGTTAAGGAGCATCGTATTGTTCAGCATTTTCTCATGATTTATGATTTTGTATCCATGAATTTTGATGCAGATTATCCGTTTCCAAACAGGATGTCGTCTTGGCAAAGGCATAGGTTATCGCTTTTTAGTTGCTTCATTTGCAGTTTGATATATACCCAAATTGTTACTGCACAGCTAAAATACAAAGATATATCAAAAGATATTTGTAATTCTGAAGGAagattattttgtaaaattttTATAACATGCATTTCCTGGGACTTACAGGTGTTTACAGAAACTCTGTTTTGGATCAACAGTAATGCCAAATGGCAGAGGTTAACTATATAATCCTAAATAGAATATTGACATTTGTACCATGGTACTATTGTAATCCTATAAAATGCAGTATTAGATTAAccaaacaagttaaaaaaaacagcatttacCGCAAAATCCGAATAGGAAGCTGCAACAGAGTTAAAGGTGAGGTTGTGATCTTGAGTATCCTCAGACCTTAGTGTGCCACTGGGAGTGTTTCTTAGATGAGAGATGTTTtccttgtttctgtctgttgttCCAAGGGGAGTTTTTCCATGTCCAGGGGTTCGTAGGACAAAACCCTACAACAAGAACATGATGATAGTGTGTTTTTTGCCAGCTTTTTCATTtaggaaaaggaaggaaaaaaaggaccACACTTGCATTTTGCAATGAAAACTAAAACATATCTATAACATCACACATTCACCGTACACACCAGCAAAGCTGCCACATCAAAAATATCACAAGTATAGCTTTTGTGAGAATTTCCCAGAGCGTGATCGGCGCACACAAACAATTTCATGAAACGGTGAAGGAGAtgacttaaaaaaatatgttttgtgcaACCAATGGTATTTTAAGGAAACCGTAACTGACTAGGGACAATCTTATATTAAGGGATTTGTTTTTGGCGCAACCAGCCAGAGATGCAGCGCTAAGCAATCTAACCTTCAAGTTCTGTCAGGCTGTCAAAACAATTTTAATTCTGCCAGTGAGACGAGTCAAAATAACTGATAATACCTTGCTGGCAGAAAGAGGTGGTTTCTGGATGGAGGACTGGCTCATGGTTCCACTGAGGCCTGAACAAAGGATGCTGTTAGGAGTGGAGATGGTTGAGGTGCCAATGACCTAAGACAGAGGAAAAAATAGTGGGTCAACTTTTGAATGTATTCATTCACCACGGCACAGTCAGTGCCCATCTGCACATGCAATAATGAAACGACAAATCGAATAAACCTGCAGCACCATCTCACCTTTCTTAGTTTTACAGGTGTGGGAGTCCCTGCTATCCGCCTTTTGGATGGTGTTCTCACTGAAGTTCCAAATAACATGTCCtcctgtgtctgttttgttttcttcatttgctAATTGACAAAAAGATTTACAATCCTTTTGAGACAGGAAAATGTaagactgaaataaataaatgtatctaaGTAAAAACCCACCCTCTCCAGTTTCTCGTTCTCCTTTTCAGCATGGTGGTGGTCCCACTGCTGCCGCACGTACTCAAGAAATTTCTGTCCATTAACTAGGAATTCTTTGCCATGTTCCTCCTCCCAACCATCAATTTGGGCTTTCAGACTCTTTTCCAGCTGgaacaaaaaggtaaacattAAGTTTACCTTGTTGACATGGTCACATTAACCGTTGACCAACAGTCCCAATTTctaaaatgtgttcaaatcTGGTGCCTACAATTTGTGTGAGATAATTATTGTTTGAACATCCCCATCTGTTGGCCAAAATCAGTAATGCACCAACAACCGCTTGCTTGagctcatttgttttattgccaATTCATTTCATTGGACTTTTACAgattttaaaacagcttcttTTACAAGCATATCATTGATTACATTGCAATCCTGTTTTTATATTAACtgaacaaacagaacatgtcaataaaaaaacatgtttaaacattTCCTCACCTTAGGCAAACCTTTCTGCAGGTCAgctctttccttcccttctttcAGAAGGTTCCCGCGTCTGTTGAATAACCTCGAGGGGTCATTTGCCCTTTTCTGAGATAAATGCATACAACCACATGTTACCACACCAATATACATTGGTTTGAAAAGCCTCCCCACTAAATGTATGATAGTACTTACATCAAGTTCCAAGTACAAGGTCCAGTTCTCCTGCCATTTTGTGACTCCCTCAAAGAGTTCTCTGTGGCCCTCGTAACACATCTTCAGGGTTCTGATCTCTGCCTCGTGCAGGTTGAGAAGCTCTTCAGTAAAATCATCTGGGGAAGTAAAACACGCATTGAGAACACACTCCTTGTGATGATCAACAGCATATAGTCGGTGTAAGGCCATTGTCATAAGACCATACAGCAAATCTTTACCATCATGATATGGAACAAAAGCTTGCTGTTGTTCTTGGCTGTAGAAGCATCTCTCCCAGAAAAGAGCAATCTCAGCTCTGATGGCCTCAATGACAGTAGTCATGCTCTGCATTTTCAGCACCTCTAGACGCTGGACCTCAGCCTGGAGctggaaagaaaataacaaaatgtattatgcAAGGATTTGGTGAAACGACACCAATGCATTGTCTGAAATTAGTTCatctcaaagtcaaagtcagctttatttgtcatttcttcgatgtgcaaacatacaaagatctgAAATTGTGTTTCTCCCCTTGTCAAACAGTGATacaagtgataataataataataataataataataataataaagtgcaaaacagataacaaagaacatgtagacaacatataagTTAAGATACACATGAGACTTTACATGTGTATTTTAGCAGCAATCGGACATGGAGTTCTAGGTCTGAATGACCACATAAGGTAGATGTCTTACAGCCTCGATGTTTCTCTTCTTTGACATGATCATATGCTCAGAGAAggcttccctctcctcttggGGAATCTTAAGTCTTTCCCACAGCTCCTGGATCTTAGAACGGAAAGCTGAACAAAGGTGCTCGTTCTCAGCCTTGTGTTTTTGTAACTGGAAGGAGGCATAACAATCATacattcagtataatatgaacCAGCCCATGATAACGTAGACTTAAATCATAGAgtcagaacaacaaacatctaatgtcaaatattacaaaattacCTGACTGAGCAGTAGTTTCAGAGCAGCAATGTTGTCATTTGAAAGACAAAATGCCTCCTCATCCTCGCACATCACATCCATCTCAAAGCTTGTGTCTGGGTGTCGCTCCAGATCATCCATGCATACAATAATCTCCTTTCTGACGCATACAAATTCATCATGACGAcattcctgaaaaaaaagacacggcAGTTTAATTTACAACCCGAATAA
Above is a genomic segment from Cyclopterus lumpus isolate fCycLum1 chromosome 6, fCycLum1.pri, whole genome shotgun sequence containing:
- the LOC117732467 gene encoding protein regulator of cytokinesis 1-like gives rise to the protein MRVSEVHAAECGAYLHRAQVRLQDIWDEIGIPEEQRIQRTNDVHKHIKSLLELMIVEEDQLKNRLLKTIQECAEELNKLSSELQLPLFEEKDGCSMLQMEKNSRTRVEVMKEHKKKRMEELSGLIGKDCELCDIMCMTPFCIDKDAVPSLKQLETYHAYLDDLTKEKECRHDEFVCVRKEIIVCMDDLERHPDTSFEMDVMCEDEEAFCLSNDNIAALKLLLSQLQKHKAENEHLCSAFRSKIQELWERLKIPQEEREAFSEHMIMSKKRNIEALQAEVQRLEVLKMQSMTTVIEAIRAEIALFWERCFYSQEQQQAFVPYHDDDFTEELLNLHEAEIRTLKMCYEGHRELFEGVTKWQENWTLYLELDKRANDPSRLFNRRGNLLKEGKERADLQKGLPKLEKSLKAQIDGWEEEHGKEFLVNGQKFLEYVRQQWDHHHAEKENEKLERQMKKTKQTQEDMLFGTSVRTPSKRRIAGTPTPVKLRKVIGTSTISTPNSILCSGLSGTMSQSSIQKPPLSASKGFVLRTPGHGKTPLGTTDRNKENISHLRNTPSGTLRSEDTQDHNLTFNSVAASYSDFAKDLSKASKSNVMSGLLNSTVSHQ